TGGGCTCCCACAAACCGGCGGGCACTTTACCCCGGCCATGCCGCCGGGAAGCTTCTCGGTCTCCGCCTTCGGTTTGGCCCTGGTCTCGGTGCTCTGGGCGTTCGACGGCTGGGGCGACCTGTCCAAGGTGGCTGGCGAAGTGAAGGACCCCGAGAAGACGCTCCCCAAGGCGATCGTCCTCGGTACGCTCAGCATCATCTTCATCTACCTGCTGGCCAACATCGCCTACCTGTCGGTGCTCTCGGTCGACGAGATCCGCGGCGCCCGGCTGGTCGCGGCCGACGTGGCCGAGAAGCTGATCGGCCCGATCGGGGTCACGCTGGTCGCGATTACGGTGCTGCTGTCGACCTTCGGCTCGGTGAACGGCTCGCTCCTCACCGGCCCTCGCATCTTCTTCGCGATGGCCGACGACGGGCTGTTCTTCAAAAAAGTCGCGGCCGTGCATCCGACGTTCAAGACGCCCTACGTGGCGATTCTGCTCACCGCGACGATCGCGATCGCCTTCGTCTTGGTGCGCACCTTCGAGCAGCTGGCCGACATCTTCGTGACCGCCTCGCTGGTGTTCTACATCCTCAGCATCGGCGCCGTTTTCAAGCTGCGGCAGCGCCCTGACTGGAATCCACCGGTACGCACGCCGTGGTATCCGCTGGTCCCCGCACTGTTCTGTCTGGCAACGCTGTTCCTGTTGGTGAACGCGCTGATGGACGACGCACAACGGGTGCCCACGCTGGGCGTGTTTGGCGTGATTCTGCTGGGGGTGCCGGTGTACTACCTGACGGTTGGGAGAAGGGCCTCAAGGCCCTGACTGCCAACAGCTTAGGAGGCCGGGAGGAGGGTGTCAGGGAGGAGGAGGCAGGGGCCATACGTGGTTCACCTGCCTCATCCTCCCTTTTCACCTCCTCCCTGCCTCCTCGGCAGTTGGCAGTTCAGCGTGACCCGCCGGTTACACCACTGTGTTGCCCCTCTGTAACGGCGACCCTAGCTTTCCCGATCTTGGTGGCCGGTCTGGTCTGTCCAGCGCCGAGAGAAGTCTCCTCCACAAACGGACAAACTGCATCTATGCGTATCCAACGTTGGCTTAGCCTGGCCGTCGCGGTCGCGGCTCTCGCCGTCGGTTCCACCACGCCGCTCGCGGCGCAGGGAACCACGACGGGCGCGATCACCGGTACAGTGACGGACGAAAAGAACGCCCCGGTACCGAACGTCGCGGTCGAAGTGGTCAATCGCACCAATGGTGCGAAGGCCAGCCAGATCACGCGCGACAACGGGCGCTTCTTCATCCCGAACCTTGAAGTCGGCACCTACAGCGTCACGGCGCGCCGCATCGGTTTCATGCCGCAG
This region of Gemmatimonas groenlandica genomic DNA includes:
- a CDS encoding APC family permease, whose protein sequence is MTSPSVSSTSRNSGTSTELPRRLGLWSAIAVLVGTTIGSGIFRSPAGIADKLPGPLPLMAVWVTGGIFALCGALTLAELAGAMPRTGGYFVYIREAWGRLPAFLYGWSELTLIRAAALGGISTTFAEYLLRGLGYNPALAPYDTYAHWIAAATVALMAVINVVGLKWGALVQNFTTVAKYGGLMLIILLALILGLPQTGGHFTPAMPPGSFSVSAFGLALVSVLWAFDGWGDLSKVAGEVKDPEKTLPKAIVLGTLSIIFIYLLANIAYLSVLSVDEIRGARLVAADVAEKLIGPIGVTLVAITVLLSTFGSVNGSLLTGPRIFFAMADDGLFFKKVAAVHPTFKTPYVAILLTATIAIAFVLVRTFEQLADIFVTASLVFYILSIGAVFKLRQRPDWNPPVRTPWYPLVPALFCLATLFLLVNALMDDAQRVPTLGVFGVILLGVPVYYLTVGRRASRP